Proteins co-encoded in one Candidatus Methanoperedens sp. genomic window:
- a CDS encoding DUF11 domain-containing protein yields MRYIYFLLFITIAVLFTVNPVLAEDCDNLNEEEICWGSNTSTTLSWTNPRTTSGEYLIEARDFNWLGSISIRVTKNGIVKDGVLFEGENYLFDFSGNSTFNGIKIIADQVSNINSFPSNIGTFPSDPQAKISFKSSIPKEKEKPILEISIIAENKTKTYPGITANITIQNSGDSDLVEMQAMIIYDGLELDEFDFEKNSLNEITASGPEIKWENVSSYKLTPANHGIIKNGYNIQISNFSNETAIINISYNGSMKSDALVEGGSVIFGYTKENEYKGIKILSTHISNDAAELILQAPVKNSLKRRYPVFFGGRNESINLGFKVPGSSRKMYTISVIVSGKDREGNNYIKNSTSTILLQNTFYIKKITSNSILGENLYPEYSRVRDIGALKNITYITISVVNLQNYPVHNVTLKDTIPPGFNFMDNLNKTSVSWDFGINANDHKEFTYAITAKKQGIYNVPKAELTWSEWGEFLRLESNSPRTSVSGPYIVMERSFNKSNINIGDTLLVSLSLTNNGDIPTNIFVNDSVPRNATFISGTLSFSGFLRPRENARIFYAVMVNDTIIEFKAPEIISKNQGFEWYKPLPSKKISGFPSAPPAIPTIAPDMGIKVPEQIQQVHEQGPFNGIFLKINEGFPWFGEAISIISLIIILLSGIFLLMNKKNKKKII; encoded by the coding sequence ATGAGATATATATATTTTCTCTTATTCATAACAATTGCAGTCTTATTTACTGTAAATCCAGTGCTTGCTGAAGATTGTGACAATCTCAACGAAGAAGAAATTTGCTGGGGCAGCAACACAAGTACAACACTGAGCTGGACAAACCCCAGGACCACATCAGGAGAATATCTGATAGAGGCAAGGGATTTTAACTGGCTGGGCTCGATTTCTATCAGGGTAACCAAAAATGGGATTGTAAAAGATGGAGTTTTATTCGAAGGTGAAAATTATTTATTTGATTTTTCCGGTAATTCTACTTTTAATGGGATTAAAATAATTGCAGACCAGGTTTCAAATATTAATTCGTTTCCATCAAATATAGGAACATTTCCATCGGATCCGCAGGCAAAAATTTCATTCAAGTCATCTATACCAAAAGAAAAGGAAAAACCCATTCTTGAAATATCAATCATTGCAGAGAATAAAACAAAAACATATCCCGGAATTACAGCTAATATAACCATTCAAAATTCAGGGGATTCAGACCTTGTAGAAATGCAAGCCATGATAATTTATGATGGCCTTGAACTGGATGAATTTGATTTCGAAAAGAATTCATTGAATGAAATAACTGCATCAGGCCCTGAAATCAAATGGGAAAATGTAAGTTCATATAAACTTACACCAGCAAATCACGGTATAATCAAAAATGGATACAACATACAAATATCAAATTTTTCAAATGAAACTGCCATAATAAATATCAGCTACAATGGATCAATGAAAAGTGACGCACTTGTAGAAGGCGGTTCTGTAATATTCGGTTACACAAAGGAAAATGAATATAAGGGGATAAAAATACTTAGTACCCATATTTCAAACGATGCAGCAGAATTAATATTGCAGGCCCCTGTAAAAAACAGCCTGAAGCGCAGATACCCGGTTTTCTTCGGAGGGAGAAATGAATCCATAAACCTCGGATTTAAAGTACCAGGATCTTCAAGAAAAATGTATACAATATCAGTCATAGTAAGCGGAAAAGACAGGGAAGGAAATAATTACATAAAAAACTCAACATCTACAATTTTATTGCAGAATACTTTTTATATAAAAAAGATCACCTCAAACTCGATCCTGGGTGAAAATTTATATCCCGAATACTCAAGAGTCAGGGACATCGGGGCTCTTAAAAATATTACCTATATTACGATCAGTGTAGTTAATCTTCAGAATTATCCTGTGCATAACGTAACACTCAAAGACACAATTCCGCCGGGTTTTAATTTTATGGATAACTTGAACAAAACCTCTGTGTCCTGGGATTTTGGTATAAATGCAAATGATCATAAAGAATTTACCTATGCGATCACAGCAAAAAAACAGGGGATTTATAATGTTCCAAAAGCAGAACTTACCTGGAGCGAATGGGGAGAATTCTTACGTCTGGAATCAAATAGCCCAAGAACATCCGTATCAGGCCCATATATTGTTATGGAGAGGAGTTTCAATAAAAGTAATATTAACATTGGGGATACACTTCTGGTTTCTCTTTCATTAACCAACAATGGTGATATACCAACAAATATCTTTGTTAATGATAGTGTGCCCCGGAATGCAACATTCATTTCAGGCACGTTATCTTTTTCCGGTTTCTTAAGACCCCGTGAGAATGCCCGGATATTCTATGCTGTCATGGTTAATGATACTATAATTGAATTCAAAGCTCCTGAAATAATATCCAAAAACCAGGGATTTGAATGGTATAAGCCCCTTCCTTCTAAAAAAATTTCAGGATTTCCTTCCGCACCGCCCGCTATTCCAACAATAGCCCCTGATATGGGTATTAAAGTTCCGGAACAAATACAACAGGTACATGAACAGGGCCCTTTTAACGGAATTTTCCTGAAGATAAATGAGGGGTTTCCCTGGTTTGGGGAGGCAATTTCAATAATTTCATTAATAATTATACTGTTATCCGGAATTTTCCTGCTGATGAATAAGAAAAATAAGAAAAAAATAATTTAG